DNA from Lacibacter sp. H375:
CCTCTGGTGTTAATAAAGATGAGCGTTGTTGTACTCTGTTCTATAATCGGAATAACCTTATGTATAAGTTTAATACCAAGGTGACCAGCCCAAGGATAATTTTCTATTTCATCGGGCAATACAGATTCTATGACGATCTGTTTTTTCATGTTGGCCTTTACAATTACACCTTCTTCGTTCAAAGGCGAAAGCAATACTTCTTTTGCTTCTTCTAAATTGCCGATGGTTGCAGAGATGCCCCAAATACTGAGCCCGTAGTTGCTAGTCTTTAGTCCTGAAGTTGAAATGCTATCGGCTAACGACTTATGACTACCCACTATCCTTGAAATCGCTAACTCAACCTGCACACCACGTTTGCTGCCCATCAGTTCGTGCCACTCATCAATTGCAATTAGCTGCACAGCTTTAAATGCGTCTGCATAACCTTTTGAAGCAAGAAATAAATGCAGGCTTTCGGGTGTGATGATTAGTACTTCCGGCAATTGCTTTTTTTGCCGGGCACGTTCAGCGGTTGTGGTATCGCCATTGCGGATGCCAACGGTCCAGTTCATACCTAATTCACTGATCACTTCTTCCATTGCCCGTCCGATGTCTTTCGCCAATGCACGGAGTGGTGTGATCCAGATTAATTGTAAACCGTTCTTTGCTTTTGTTTGATATTGTTCAGGGTGTTGATTGATGAAACGGATAAGTGAACCAAGAAAAACGGAAAAGGTTTTACCGCAGCCGGTTGGCGCATTCACCAATCCACTTTTACCCGCTGCAATATGTTGCCATGCTTCTTCCTGGAACGCAAATGGATGCAGGCCTTTAGCCGAAAGCCAGTATGCGATACGTTGATAACCGGGAGTGAGGTGAAGCTGCATAAAAGTGGAAGACAAAACTAAGTGATCTGTATGGTGAAAATCTGCCCCGTTAAAGGTTTTCAGCCTTAACAACGCACATATGAGATCAAAAAAAATCTGTTAGCCCGCTTGTGTGAATGTTTTATTTACTCTACTTTCACATTTCGTACAAGTAAAGTAGGCCATCTGTTGGCTGTTTAATCCGCAATCCCAATCCTCTGAAACTTCCCATTACCAGTTAAGATCGAACTTTAAATTATTATGCATTACATAGCTATGTCTGTGTATTTGCTGTTGTATCCACTCCTTCCCAAAACCACCTGAGGATCCATTCTTTCTTTGCTGAACCAACCACACTAAAACCTCTGTTATGCAACAACTGCTTCGTTTGTCAGTTAGCCAGCGTGCCATTGATGCACTGTTTACTCCTTTTTATTTCCTGTTCCAATCTAAAAAACTACTGCTTCGTTTGGCCATGCTTGTGATGAGTGTTGGGATGATGAGTGGGGTTGTGGGGCAGGCAACGGTGATGACTGACAAACCAGATTACCAACCCGGAGATACAGTTGTTATTACTGGTACAGGTTGGCAACCCGGAGAAACGGTAACCTTAGACGTTGAGGAAGATCCTAAGCCCGCAACTTGTTTGCTTCCGCACGATTTGGTTGCAGTAGCTGATGCTGAAGGCAAAATATATAGTAAGCAGTTTCTAATAAAAGAGAACCATCTTGGTGTAACGTTTACGCTTACGGCTACTGGGCAAAGCTCTGGGTTGGTTGCTGTAACAATATTTAAAGATGCTCTATTGTTCTCTTCAACTGTTTCTTTAACATCTATTTGTCCCAGTACATCTTCCCCAATTAGCCTAACAATTACGAACAATACTACAAGTTCAGGTGGCACAACTGGTGCAAATTCAAGATTAGGTTCTGGAAAAATTGTAATACCTGGATTTACTATAACATCAGTCCTATCTTACACAACTAGCCCAAGTGGACAAACTTTT
Protein-coding regions in this window:
- a CDS encoding immunoglobulin domain-containing protein, with the protein product MQQLLRLSVSQRAIDALFTPFYFLFQSKKLLLRLAMLVMSVGMMSGVVGQATVMTDKPDYQPGDTVVITGTGWQPGETVTLDVEEDPKPATCLLPHDLVAVADAEGKIYSKQFLIKENHLGVTFTLTATGQSSGLVAVTIFKDALLFSSTVSLTSICPSTSSPISLTITNNTTSSGGTTGANSRLGSGKIVIPGFTITSVLSYTTSPSGQTFSVTTGTGSDVGKILFVRTGGASNSLDPGESITITFNATSPSLAGNYEFTTEAWVANDFTGTPYPAIGSGANPGTQPAVTVQASPSINSQPANQNITYGSNASFTVTATGAGTLTYQWQEYSGTWNNITNGGFYTGATTATLNIAKPTVAMSGRKYRVIVSGDCSPGATSDGNGTLTVNQKPITVTAVTDSKVYDGTTTS